Proteins found in one Salvia splendens isolate huo1 chromosome 10, SspV2, whole genome shotgun sequence genomic segment:
- the LOC121751294 gene encoding RNA-dependent RNA polymerase 6-like, translating into MEKVGDKDMCITQISLGGQESNVTAKMLSDYLEDNVGLVWRCRVKTSSTPQDSYPSYEIDTERVQRKIEYEKVEPHAFVHFAAAHSPALAMKLSGSGDLRLGRNTLKVSMGPQNPFRLRERRRTTAPYKVPNVSIEIGAMKSRDEFLVGWRGPRTGVDFLVDPFNGTCQILFTKDTAFSLRGEARPAVIKCNFKIEFVPREINEIKRYKDFSSLVVLFQLASSPQLYYRTADDDIEESMPFDLLDDDDPWIRTTDFVPSGAIGRCNTYRISARPRSLKQLENALGYLQNCRVPIVNSSPQERFRVQDEPDFGVPMSDPFFCFEFKEGLNFKVMFMVNAVMHKGIINQHQMSKEFFDLLRSQSEELNLVALKHMYSYKRPIYDAYRALDSVRKWLIKNPKLLQRPEQMDDIVEVRRLVITPSKAYCLPPAVELSNRVLRNYKNISDRFLRVTFMDEAMQTLNKNVLTYYAAQIVREITKNLNPQRTTMFKRVRDILDNGFHLCGRRYSFLAFSSNQLRDRSAWFFAEDSYTSVDLIKKWMGKFTDRNVAKCAARMGQCFSSTYATVEVPFAQINSRLPDVERNEYVFSDGIGMISADLAKEVAEKLQLNTKQPCAYQIRYAGFKGVVACWPAKNNGPRLQLRPSMKKFDSTHTTLEICSWTRFQPGFLNRQIVTLLSALEVHDENFWRMQELMVSRLDRILEDPDMAFDVLTASCTDQGNTAALMLAAGFRPHSEPHLRGMLNSIRVSQLGDLREKSRIFVHSGRWLMGCLDELGALEYGQCFIQVSKPSLEDCFANHGSEFSETKKDLEVIMGLVVIAKNPCLHPGDVRILEAVDVPGLHHLYDCLVFPQKGERPHTNEASGSDLDGDLYFVTWDDTLIPPSKRSWTPMDYEPGEVKRKPREVTHSDIIEFFTKNMVNESLGTICNAHVVHADLSEYGALDEKCIKLAELAAIAVDFPKTGKIVSMPPDLRPQMYPDFMGKEELQSYKSAKILGKLYRRARDAYDLDYEASSQLTYPAEHIFYDQELEVAGSKDFIADAWSCKCSYDGQLIGLLGQYKVNSEDEVVTGHIWSMPKFSSKKQGELKERLKHAYSALRKDYRKIFECMGPEFDQLPSHEKNALYERKASAWYEVTYHDSWVKKSKEVQEVDDSGKTVLLSFAWIAADYLARMKIRRRKMESAISNKPIDSLGRYLADKI; encoded by the exons ATGGAAAAGGTGGGTGATAAAGACATGTGTATCACTCAAATTAGCCTTGGAGGGCAAGAGAGTAATGTCACAGCTAAGATGCTTTCGGACTACCTTGAAGATAATGTTGGACTTGTCTGGAGGTGTCGAGTCAAGACTTCCTCAACTCCCCAGGACTCGTATCCAAGTTACGAGATTGATACTGAGAGGGTGCAAAGAAAAATTGAATACGAGAAGGTTGAGCCTCATGCTTTTGTGCATTTTGCAGCTGCACATTCGCCAGCATTGGCAATGAAATTATCAGGTTCTGGAGACCTTAGATTGGGCAGAAATACTTTGAAGGTTAGTATGGGCCCACAAAATCCTTTCCGTttgagagagaggagaagaacTACAGCGCCCTATAAGGTACCAAATGTCAGCATTGAGATTGGGGCTATGAAGAGCCGGGATGAGTTTCTTGTTGGTTGGAGGGGGCCTCGTACAGGTGTTGATTTTCTTGTTGATCCATTCAATGGGACGTGCCAGATTCTTTTTACAAAGGATACTGCATTCTCCCTGAGAGGTGAAGCCAGGCCAGCTGTAATAAAATGCAATTTCAAGATTGAATTCGTACCAAGGGAAATAAATGAAATCAAGCGCTACAAAGATTTTTCTTCCTTGGTAGTTTTATTTCAGCTGGCTTCATCACCTCAGCTCTACTATAGAACTGCAGATGATGACATTGAAGAATCAATGCCGTTTGATTTGTTGGATGATGATGATCCATGGATACGCACAACAGATTTTGTTCCCAGTGGGGCAATTGGTAGGTGTAACACTTACCGAATTTCTGCCCGACCTAGAAGTCTTAAACAACTTGAGAATGCATTGGGATATCTACAAAACTGCAGAGTGCCGATTGTGAATAGCAGTCCACAAGAGCGCTTCCGAGTGCAGGATGAGCCTGATTTTGGGGTGCCAATGTCAGATCCATTTTTTTGCTTTGAGTTCAAGGAAGGTCTGAATTTCAAGGTCATGTTTATGGTGAATGCTGTTATGCACAAAGGCATAATCAATCAACATCAGATGTCAAAGGAGTTCTTTGACCTGTTGAGAAGTCAATCAGAGGAGCTCAATTTGGTTGCCCTTAAGCACATGTATTCCTACAAGCGTCCCATTTATGATGCTTACAGGGCCTTGGATTCTGTGAGAAAATGGCTGATTAAAAATCCTAAACTCCTTCAGAGGCCAGAGCAGATGGATGATATTGTTGAAGTTAGAAGATTGGTCATAACTCCTTCGAAAGCCTATTGTCTCCCACCTGCGGTTGAACTGTCGAACAGAGTATTAAGAAACTACAAAAATATCTCTGATCGGTTCCTACGAGTAACTTTCATGGATGAAGCAATGCAGACCCTTAACAAAAATGTGCTCACGTACTACGCTGCTCAAATTGTTAGGGAAATCACCAAAAATCTCAACCCGCAAAGGACCACTATGTTCAAACGGGTGAGGGATATTTTAGACAATGGGTTCCATTTGTGTGGTCGAAGATACTCTTTTCTGGCCTTTTCCTCAAATCAACTAAGGGACCGTTCGGCCTGGTTCTTTGCTGAAGACAGCTACACTAGTGTTGACCTCATCAAAAAATGGATGGGGAAATTCACTGATCGCAATGTTGCGAAATGTGCAGCTAGAATGGGACAGTGTTTCTCTTCAACTTATGCTACAGTTGAAGTTCCTTTTGCACAAATTAACTCAAGGCTTCCTGACGTTGAGAGAAATGAGTATGTATTCTCTGATGGAATAGGCATGATATCTGCTGATCTTGCAAAAGAAGTTGCAGAAAAATTGCAGCTGAATACGAAACAACCCTGTGCTTATCAGATAAGGTATGCAGGCTTCAAAGGTGTTGTTGCATGTTGGCCTGCTAAAAACAATGGACCACGCTTGCAACTCCGTCCAAGTATGAAGAAATTCGACTCAACTCATACAACACTTGAGATTTGTTCTTGGACGCGATTCCAGCCTGGTTTTCTGAATCGTCAAATTGTCACCCTACTGTCTGCTTTAGAAGTCCACGATGAAAATTTTTGGAGGATGCAAGAATTAATGGTATCAAGACTTGATCGCATCCTCGAAGACCCAGACATGGCATTTGACGTGCTTACAGCTTCATGCACTGATCAAGGGAATACAGCAGCGTTAATGTTAGCTGCTGGCTTCAGGCCTCATAGTGAACCTCACCTACGAGGGATGCTGAATAGCATTAGGGTTTCCCAGCTTGGTGACCTTAGGGAGAAGTCCAGAATTTTCGTCCACTCCGGGAGGTGGTTGATGGGATGTTTAGATGAGCTTGGTGCTCTTGAATATGGTCAGTGCTTCATTCAGGTCTCAAAGCCATCTTTAGAAGATTGTTTTGCGAATCATGGATCAGAGTTTTCTGAGACCAAGAAAGACCTAGAAGTGATCATGGGCCTTGTAGTGATTGCTAAGAACCCGTGTCTGCACCCTGGAGATGTGCGGATTCTGGAAGCAGTTGATGTTCCTGGGCTCCACCATCTTTATGATTGTCTTGTCTTCCCTCAGAAGGGAGAGAGACCGCATACAAATGAAGCATCCGGGAGTGATCTGGATGGAGATCTCTATTTTGTTACGTGGGATGATACTCTTATTCCTCCGAGCAAGAGAAGCTGGACGCCAATGGACTATGAGCCTGGGGAAGTAAAGCGCAAGCCGCGCGAAGTGACGCACTCG GACATCATTGAGTTTTTCACGAAGAACATGGTGAACGAAAGTCTGGGTACCATCTGCAATGCTCACGTGGTTCATGCTGATCTAAGTGAGTATGGGGCATTGGATGAGAAGTGCATTAAGTTGGCTGAGCTTGCAGCCATTGCTGTTGACTTCCCCAAAACAGGAAAGATCGTGTCTATGCCTCCAGATCTGAGGCCACAGATGTATCCAGACTTCATGGGGAAAGAAGAGCTTCAGTCGTACAAATCAGCTAAGATCTTAGGCAAGCTCTACCGTAGAGCCAGAGATGCTTATGACCTAGATTACGAAGCTTCTTCCCAACTGACATACCCTGCAGAGCACATCTTCTATGATCAAGAACTTGAAGTTGCAGGTTCAAAAGATTTTATTGCTGATGCATGGAGCTGCAAGTGTTCTTATGATGGGCAGTTGATTGGCCTCTTAGGACAGTACAAAGTGAATAGTGAAGATGAGGTCGTCACTGGACACATATGGTCCATGCCCAAGTTCAGTAGTAAAAAACAAGGGGAGCTGAAGGAAAGACTGAAGCATGCCTATAGTGCCCTCAGGAAGGACTATAGAAAAATTTTTGAGTGCATGGGCCCTGAATTTGACCAGCTCCCCAGTCATGAGAAGAATGCTCTTTATGAGCGTAAGGCGTCTGCGTGGTATGAGGTTACATACCACGATAGTTGGGTGAAAAAGTCCAAGGAGGTTCAGGAGGTGGATGATTCCGGGAAGACAGTTTTGTTGAGCTTCGCTTGGATAGCGGCTGACTATCTTGCTCGGATGAAAATCAGGCGCAGAAAGATGGAAAGTGCAATCTCCAACAAGCCCATCGATTCTTTGGGCAGGTACCTGGCTGATAAAATCTGA